A genome region from Candidatus Kuenenbacteria bacterium includes the following:
- the scpB gene encoding SMC-Scp complex subunit ScpB codes for MISSKVESILFVLNKPIGIKDLAKICERSVEEIEVVLENLKNKYNHKESGINVLVTGKEVQMVSNPENRKLIEGLVKEDIEGELTRPQLEALTVIAYRGPITKMELEQIRGVNCTLILRNLMIKGLVEVEEDKIIDNNKYRITVDFMRHLGIMEQGELPDYEELSKSETIEEVMRGNIN; via the coding sequence ATGATTAGTTCAAAAGTAGAGTCAATTTTATTTGTTTTAAATAAGCCAATTGGAATAAAGGATTTGGCCAAAATATGCGAACGGTCGGTCGAGGAGATCGAGGTGGTATTGGAAAATTTGAAAAATAAATATAATCACAAAGAAAGTGGCATTAATGTTTTGGTTACCGGCAAAGAGGTGCAGATGGTTAGCAACCCAGAAAATAGAAAGCTGATAGAGGGTTTGGTCAAGGAAGACATAGAGGGGGAGCTCACCAGACCGCAGTTGGAAGCGTTGACGGTGATAGCTTATCGAGGGCCGATCACAAAGATGGAGCTGGAGCAGATACGCGGGGTTAATTGTACTTTAATCTTGAGGAATTTGATGATAAAAGGGTTGGTAGAGGTAGAGGAGGATAAAATAATAGACAATAATAAATATAGAATAACGGTAGATTTTATGAGACACCTTGGTATAATGGAACAGGGTGAGTTGCCAGACTATGAGGAATTATCAAAATCAGAAACAATAGAGGAGGTAATGCGAGGTAATATTAATTAG
- a CDS encoding segregation/condensation protein A → MQIKVDNFEGPLDLLLHLIESEELDITTVSLAQVADQYIGYIESLPEKQPDLLADFLLIAAKLLLIKSRALLPEIFQDEDGSLYDLERQLKMYKKYLEASKEIEKLVAQKRFAFGRPEYIRPAGAKFVPPKQLNKNKLHQTMKTIVGELSALARLPKKSLERVISIKEKIEEIRQLLKQRDFIHWHELIEKAKDKTEIIVSFLGILELNKQKNLEIEQAEVFGEIKIKNINNIVL, encoded by the coding sequence ATGCAAATAAAGGTGGACAACTTTGAGGGCCCGCTTGATTTGTTGCTACACTTAATAGAGAGTGAGGAATTGGATATTACGACAGTTTCTTTGGCTCAAGTAGCGGATCAGTATATTGGGTACATTGAATCTTTGCCGGAAAAGCAGCCGGATTTGTTGGCTGATTTTTTGTTGATTGCCGCCAAACTTTTGTTGATAAAATCAAGGGCTTTATTGCCAGAAATATTTCAAGACGAAGACGGTTCTTTGTACGATCTGGAGAGGCAGCTCAAGATGTATAAGAAGTATTTGGAGGCAAGCAAGGAAATAGAAAAATTGGTGGCCCAAAAAAGGTTTGCCTTTGGGCGACCAGAATATATCAGGCCGGCTGGGGCAAAATTTGTGCCGCCAAAACAACTTAACAAAAACAAATTACATCAGACAATGAAGACAATAGTGGGTGAGCTCAGTGCTTTGGCGCGCTTACCAAAAAAATCTTTGGAGCGAGTGATCTCAATAAAAGAAAAAATAGAAGAAATCAGGCAATTATTAAAACAGAGAGATTTTATACATTGGCACGAGCTGATAGAAAAAGCCAAAGACAAGACAGAAATTATTGTGAGTTTTTTGGGGATATTGGAGCTCAATAAGCAAAAAAATCTCGAGATAGAGCAGGCCGAGGTTTTTGGAGAGATAAAAATAAAAAATATAAATAATATTGTTTTATGA